The window GCACGGGCCCGCCGACGCGGTGCGACCGCTCACGGCGCCGGTGCTCGCGGTCATCGCCGCATCGGTGATCGCGCACGGGGTGTCCGCGACGCCGCTGATGGACTGGTATTACCGGCTGCAGCAGCGTCGCCGCTGAACGCGTCACGCCCCGTCGAGCCGCGCGCGCATCTGCGCGGTAATGCGCTGGCGCGTGTCGTCGTAGCCTTCCCACGGGTCGCGCTTCAAGCGCTCGAGGCGCTCGTGCAGCGTGTCGATGGTCCACTGCGCGCCGCCCGTCGTGTCGGGCACCTCGTCCCAGTGCAGCGGCACCGATACGCCCAGCCCCGGCCGTGCGCGCACCGAGTAGGCGGCGATCGTGCTCGCGCCGCGACCGTTGCGCAGGTAGTCGATGAAGATCTTGCCGCGCCGGTGCCGCGGCCCCATCGTCGCGGTGAAGCGCTCGGGCAGCGCGCCCGCGACGTGCTGCGCGAGCGCGCGCGAGAACGCCTTCACGTCGTCCCAGCCCATGTGCCGCGTGATCGGCACGACGACGTGCAGCCCCTTGCCGCCGCTCGTCTTGCAGAACGAGCGCAGGCCGAGCTCGTCGAGCAGCCCGCGCACCAGCTGCGCGGCCTCGATCATCGCGCTCCACGGCAGCGCCGGATCGGGATCGAGGTCGAACACGATGCGATCGGGCCGCTCGATGTTCGATGCATGCGCGTTCCACGTATGCAATTCGATCGTGCCCATCTGGGCCGCGCCGAGCAGCGCATCGACGCTGTCGAGCGACAGCAGCGCCCCATGCCCGGGATCGAGCCCGGGGTGCTGCGTGACGAACGGAATCTCGCGGCGCTCGGCGTGCTTCTGGAAGAACAGCTCGCCGGTGATGTCGCCCGGTGCGCGCACGAGCGACACGGGCCGCCCTTTCAGGTCGGGCAGCAGCCACGGCGCCACCCATTGCCAGTAGCGTGCGAGATCGATCTTGCGCGTGCCGCTCGTCGGGTCCAGCACGCGCTCGGGATGCGTGATGCGCACGCGGCCGGACAGCTCCGCGTCGCCGTCCTCACGTGCGTTGCGCGCGGACGCGCTCGCGCGCGCGTTTGGCTTGCGCTTGCCCGTATCGTCGGCGGCGCGCGACGCGCGCTTGCGTTCATGGCCCGCGTCGGGCGTGCTCTGCTGTCGCTCCATCGCTCCCTCCGTTTCCATATGCTTCGGCATTTCTCGGACGATCTGCGTCGCCGGCTTGTCGTCGCGCAACGCGATGAACGCGGCCTGCCGCACGATGCCGTCGCCGGTCCATTCCGCGAATTCGCATTCGGCGACGAGCGTCGGCTCAACCCAGTGCGCGCGCGTGCGCGTGCGTTCGCGCGGCGCCGGCTCGAACGGCGTCGTGTCGCGCTCGTGCCGGCGCAGCAGCGCGGCGAGCCGGTCGAGCGCGCGCGCGTCGAAGCCGGTGCCGACGCGGCCGACGTAGCGCAGCGGCGCGGCCGCGCGCGAGCGCTTGCCGGCCGGCGGCGCGTCGTGCACGCCGAGCAGCAGCGCGCCGAAGCCGTGGCGGCTGCCCGACGGCTCGGTGTAGCCGCCGATCACGAATTCCTGCCGGCGCCGGCATTTGAGCTTGATCCAGGCCGCCGACCGTCCGCCGCGATAGCGCGATTCCGCCCGCTTGCCGATCAGCCCTTCGAGGCCGGTGTCGCAGGCGCTCGCGATCAGCGATGCGACGTCGTCGCCGAGATCGGGGGAAAAGCGCAGCCGGGTCGGGTCGCTGTCGGCGACGAGCGGCTCGAGCAGCGCGCGGCGCGCGGCCAGCGGCGCATCGCGCAGGTCGTAACCGTCGAGATACGGCAGGTCGAAGACGAACAGCGTGACGTCGTCCGACTGCCCGGCGCCGAACGCGTTCTGCAACGCCTGGAAGTCGGGCAGGCCGTTCGCGCCGAGCACGACGGCCTCGCCGTCGAGCCACGCGTCGTCGACGGGCAGCGCCGCGAGCGCATCGCGCTGCGCGCGCAGCTTCGCGGTCCAGTCGCGGCCTTCGCGCGTCATCAGCTTCACGTGGCGACGCGCGCCCTTGCCGGCGATGCGCGCGAGGATCCGGTAGCCGTCGAATTTCAGCTCGTAGCGCCAGTCTGCGTCGGCGGGCGGCGCGTCGACCAGCGTCGCCAGTTGCGGCGCGATGCGCTCGGGCAGCGGCGCGCGCACCGCGCCTTCGACGGTGGAGGGATCGCGGTCGCCGGCGGATGCGCGGTCGGGAGTACGCGTACGGCGAGGGGTGCGGTCGGCGTCGCCGGCGCCGGTGCGAGCTCGGACGCGGGCGGCGCCGGGGTCGCTTGCGGCAGCACCGTCGCGGGCCGCGGCGCGGTCGCCATCGCGAACGTGCGCGCGGGCGGTGGCGCGATCGCGGTCATCGGCGCGCTCGGCGGCTCGTGCCGCGCGCTCGCCGCTTCGCGCGGCGCGCTTGCCGGTCTGCGTGGCGCGCTTGCCGCCGCCCCCCGCGCGCGCCGTCGCATCGTGCGAGTCCGCGCCCGCGCCGCCTGTCGCCGACGACGCCCCGCCCTCACCGTCGTGCACGCTGCCCGGCCGCTCGCCGACCACGTCGAATTCATCGGCGCTGCGCGCCGCTTCGTCGCGCTCCTTGATCAGCAGCCACTGCTCCTGGCGTCCCTCCTGCCGCCCGCTGCGCACCAGCGCCCAGCCGCCGTGCAGCTTCTCGCCATCGAGCCGGAACGTCAGCTTGCCCGCGCGATAGCCGCTGCGCGCGCCCGCGACGCCGCCGTCGGGCGTCCACGTGCCTTCGTCCCACACGACGACCGACCCGGCGCCGTAGTGGCCGGCCGGAATCTGCCCTTCGAACGACGCGTATTCGACCGGATGATCCTCGACGTGCACGGCCAGACGCTTCACCGACGGATCGAAGCTCGGCCCCTTCGGCACCGCCCATGACTTCAGCGTGCCGTCGAGTTCGAGCCGGAAGTCGTAGTGCAGCCGCCGCGCATGATGTTCCTGGATCACGAAGCGCAACGGCCGGCGCGGGGCCGCACGCCCATCGGGCTGCGGCTGCGGCTTCGCGCGCCGCCGCGCGCCCGCGCCGGCGGGTTCGGGCGTCGCGTCGAAATGGCGTTTGCGGCGATACGGATCGAGCTTGCCTGCCATCGCGTCACCTCGCGTGAACTGGATCGCGCACCGTCAGGCCGCGTGCTTGCGACGCGCGGCGGTCTTCTTCGTCGCATGCTCGGCCGCCGACGCGCGCTTCGCGGCCGGCCGCTTCGCCGCGGGCTTCTCGGCTGACTTCTCGGCTGACTTCTCGGCTGACTTCGCGGCCGCGCCCTTCGACGCCGATTTCGCGGCGGGCTTGCGCCGGGCGCCGCCGCGCGGCGCGGCGTCCGCCCCATCCGCTTCGCCGTCGTCCTCCGCATCGCGCGCGCTCGCGGCGCGGCCGCCGCCGCCACCGCCGCCGCGCAAGCTGCGCTTGAGCAGCTCGGTCAGATCGACGACGTTGGTCGCCGTGCGGCCGGTCTCGGCCGGACGCTCCTCGATCTCCTCGATCTTGCCCGCGCGCACCTTGCGCTCCACCATCTCGAGGATGTCGTCGCGAAACGTGTCGTGATACTCGTCGGGCGTCCACTTGCCCGACATGTCGTCGATCAGCTTCTTCGCCATCTCGAACTCGCGTGCGGTCACGCCGGCGCGCTTGGCGTCGTCGGCCGGCACCGACAGCTCGTCGAGCGGACGCAGCTCGTCCTGCCAGCGCAGCGTATCGAGCGCGAGCAGCGGGCCGACCGGAATCAGCGCGCCCAGATGCTGGCGATCGCGCATCACGACCAGCGCGATGCCGATCTTGCCGCTGTCCTTCAGCGCATCGCGCAGCAACGCGTAGACCTTTTCGCCCTTGCGGTCCGGCACGAGGTAGTACGGCGTGTCGAGATAGAGGAACGACACGGCGTCCTCGTCGACGAAGGTCAGGATATCGACGGTCTGCGTCGATTCCGGATTCGCTGAGCGGATCTCGTCGTCGGTCAGCACCACGTAGCGCTCCTTCTCGTACTCGTAGCCGCGCACGATGTCGTCGCGCGTGACCTCCTTGCCGGTGCGCTTGTTGATCTGCCGGTAGCCGACCGGGTCCATCGAGCGCCTGTCGAGCATCCGGAACGACGGCTTGACGGTGCGCGTCGCCGGGAACAGTTGCACGGGCACGTGCACCAGCCCGAAGCTGATCGCGCCTTTCCATATCATCCGCGGTGGCATCCCTGTTCCTCCTTGCCGCAGGCGCGCCCGTCTGCGCGAGCCGGGCGCGCGGTGCGGCGCTACGCCGGCAGCTCGGCCGCCTGCTGCTCGCGCGCCCAGACGCGGTGCCGGCCAAGCTCGCCGGAAAACGCGCCGAGCACCGCGTCGAGATCGGCCACGTGGCCGACGCACACGCCTTCGGCCGGGTCCGGCAAATGCGCGGCGCTCAACAGCTGACGGCCCGAGCCGACCGCCGCGATCGGCTTCAGGTGCTTGAACGCCTCGCGCACGAAGTGGCACGCCTCGGCGTTGTGCGCGAGTTCGCGGCCGTCGCCGCCGCAGACGAACACCGCGTCGAACATCACCGACGGCATCCCCGCGAGCGTCGCCTGCGGCACGATGCTGCCGATCGGCGCGAGCGTCGGCGCGACGACGGTCGGCACCGCGCCCGCCGCCGCCAGCGTGCTGCGCACCTGGTCGACCAGCGCCTGACTCACGCCCGGCGTCGCGACCAGCGCGATCTTGCGCGAGCGGATCGTCGGCTTCGCGCGGCCGACGAGGCTCAACGACGGCGCGAGGCGCGCGACGGCCGGCGTCGTCGCCGTCTGCGGCGCGGGCAAGCCGAGCCGCTCGGCCACTTCCGCGGCAAGCCCCGCGTCGAATCGCGCGATGATCTCGTTCACGACACGCGCGCGAATCTCCGGCTTCGTCACCTTGCCGAGCTCGAAGCAATACGCATCGCGGATGTGCCGCTGCTCGATGTCGGTCATGCTCTGGTAGAACAGCGCGGCCTGCGAGAAATGGTCGGCGAACGATTCGCTGCGCACGCGCACCTTGGTGCCTTCGAGCGGCTCGGGCACCGTCTCGAAGCCGCCGCCGGCAGGCGCCGGCGGCGTCTCGCGCGGCCAGCCGCCGTTCAGCGAATTCGGCTCGTACGACGCCTGACCGACCGCAATGGTCTGCCGGTGCATCGCGTCGCGCTGATTGTTCGCGAACGGGCACAGCGGCCGGTTGATCGGCAGCTCGTGAAAATTCGGACCGCCGAGCCGGCTCAGCTGCGTGTCGGTGTACGAGAACAGCCGCCCCTGCAGCAGCGGGTCGTTGGTGAAGTCGATGCCCGGCACCACATGGCCGGGATGAAACGCGACCTGTTCGGTTTCGGCGAAGAAGTTGTCCGGGTTGCGGTTCAGCGTCATGCGGCCGATCGGCTTCACCGGCACGAGCTCCTCGGGCACCAGCTTGGTCGGGTCGAGCAGGTCGAAGTCGAATTTGCGCGCGTCGGCCGGGTCGATCAGCTGCACGCCCAGTTCGAATTCCGGATAGTCGCCGCGCTCGATCGCCATCCACAGATCGCGGCGGTTGAAGTCCGGGTCGTGGCCGGCGATGCGCTGCGCCTCGTCCCACAACAGCGAATACGCGCCGCTCACCGGCCGCCAGTGGAATTTCACGAAATGCTCGGCGCCGGCCGCGTTGACGAACCGGAACGTGTGCACGCCGAAGCCGTCCATCGCGCGATAGCTCGCCGGTAGCGCGCGGTCGGACATCAGCCACAGCACCATGTGCGTGGTCTCGGGCACGAGCGACACGAAATCCCAGAACGTGTCATGCGCGGACGCGCCGGTCGGCATCTCGTTCGGCGCCTCCGGCTTCACCGCGTGCACGAAGTCCGGGAACTTGATCGCGTCCTGGATGAAGAACACCGGCATGTTGTTGCCGACCAGATCGTAGTTGCCTTCCTCGGTATAGAACTTCACCGCGAAGCCGCGCACGTCGCGCACGGTGTCTGCCGAGCCGCGCGGGCCCTGCACGGTCGAGAAGCGCACGTAGACCGGCGTCTCGGCCGCCGGGTCCTGCAGGAACGCCGCCTTCGTGTAGTCGGCCATCGACTCGTAGACGCGAAACACGCCGTGCGCGGCCGACCCGCGCGCATGCACGACACGCTCGGGGATCCGCTCGTGATCGAAGTGCGTGATCTTCTCGCGCATGATGAAGTCTTCGAGCAGCGACGGGCCGCGCGCGCCGGCGCGCAACGTGTTCTGGTTGTCGGCGATGCGCACGCCCTGGTTGGTGCGCAACGCCTCGCCGTCAGGGTGCTTACGGTGCTCGTCGAGCTGACGCGCCTTCGCGCTGTCGGATTGCGGTGCGGCGGAAGGCTGGCTGCCGGATGGAGCGGAGTTCGTCATGCAGGCATCCTCGTATCGATTCGGTCAGGAGCGGCGACGTGCACGCGACGGCGCGGCGCGTGTCGCGGCTACGGAAAACGGCCCGCGCCGGGGCGGCGCGAGCCGGCGCGGCCGCGCGCGATGGCGCGGCGGACCACGGGTGCGGCGTCAGGGCGCGCGCAATGCGTCGTCGAGTTCGGCGCGCGTCACGTCCACCGCGACGCGGCATTCGATCTCGGCATCCTCGACGCGCGGCTTCTCCTCGTCCACCGCGCGGCGAGCGAGGTCGCACACGTGCGTGCGCACGCGCAGCCGGTCGGCCGTGCCGAGCGACGCGTAACGCGCGAGCACGTCGGGCGCGAAGCTGAGGTCGACCACGCAGCGCCACTGGCGTGCGCGCTCGTCGGCCGGCACGCGCACCCACGACACCTGGATCGTCAGCCGGCCCGACGCGTCGTCCGCGTGGACGACGAGGGTCGACTGCGACGGAAACCCGTTCGCGAGCGCATGTTCGAGTTCGGCGATGCGCTGCGAACGGTCGGGCGCGTCCGTCATCTACGCACGACGCCCAGCAGCAGCGTGACCAGGAAGATCACGACGAAGATGTAGAACAGGATCTTCGCGATCTCGGCCGCACCGGCCGCAATGCCGCCGAAGCCGAACACGGCGGCGATGATCGCGATGACGAAGAAGATGATGGCGTATCGAAGCATGAATTCCTCCTGGTTGACGGTGACCGGCGGCGCGCTCGCCGCGATCAAGAATCGTGCTTGTGCTTGGGTTTGCCGTGGGTCGGCGTCGAGGCCATTTTCTCGAGCTCCTTCTCGCTCATCGATTTGGCCATCGACTTCGACGGCGGCTTCAGGTCCTTCATTTTCGTGTCGCCGCGCTTGGCCGACAGGGCGGCCCCCGCGGCGCGCTGCTGTGCCTGGGATTTGGCTGGCATCGCTTGCCTCCTTTCGGTGACGCGCGCGGTGGCCGCGGCTCGCGGGCCGCGCGCAGTTCGAACGGTATCGTCATGCGGCGTCGCGCCGCCGCAGCCCGGCGGGCGGAATCTTCATCGCCTGCCGGTATTTGGTCACGGTGCGGCGCGCGAGCAGGATGCCGCGGCCGGCGAGGCGCTGCGCGAGCGCGACGTCCGACAGCGGTTCCGCGTGCTGCTCCGCGGCGATCATGTCGCGGATCAGCACCTTCGCCGCGGCGGCCGAGCACGCGCCGTTGCCGGCCGCCTCGAGCCGCCGCGGGAAGAAGTGCTTGAACTCGAACGTGCCGTACGGGGTCGCCATGTACTTGTTGCCGGTCGCGCGCGACACCGTCGATTCGTGCAGGTCGAGCTCGTCCGCGATGTCGCGCAGCACGAGCGGCTTCAGCGCGATTTCGCCGTAGCGGAAGAAATCCCGCTGGCGCGCGACGATGCAGGCGCCGACGCGCCGGATCGTGTCGAAGCGCTTCTGCGCATTGCGGATCAGCCAGCGCGCCTCCTGCAGCTGCTGGCCGAGCGGCGAATCGCGCTCGCCGCTCGCGCGCGCGAACAGTTCCGCATACCGCTGGTGCAGCCGCGCGCGCGGCAGCACGGCCGGATTGATCGTCACGATCCATTCGCCGCGCACCTCGCGCACGATCACGTCCGGCACGACGTAGTCGCCGCGCGTGCTGCCGTAGTGATCGCCGGGACGCGGATCGAGCCCGCGCACGAGCGCGCACGCGGCGTGCAGCGTCGGCGCGTCGCAGCCGAGCCGCCGCTGCAGCTCGGCCGTCTCGCGATGCGCGAGGCGTTCGAGATGGTCGCGGGCAATGGCCTTCGCCTGCGCGAGCGCCGGCGTGCCGGCCGGCAGCGCATCGAGCTGCAGCAGCAGGCATTCGGCCAGCGTGCGCGCGGCGATGCCGGGCCGGTCGAGCGCCTGCACGAGCCGCAGCGCGACCGCGAGATCCCGTTCGTTCAGCAGCAGCGCCGCGTCGGCCGCGAGCACGAGATCCGGCAGCCCCTGGCGCAGGTAGCCGTCGTCGTCGAGCGCGTCGATGATCAGGCGCGCCGCCGCGCGATCGCGCCGGTTCAGCGGATAGAGCCGCAGCGCGTCGTGCAGGTACGCATGCAGCGACGGCTCGGCGGCCATCCATTCGCCCGGCGACAGATCGCC of the Burkholderia ubonensis genome contains:
- the ligD gene encoding DNA ligase D: MAGKLDPYRRKRHFDATPEPAGAGARRRAKPQPQPDGRAAPRRPLRFVIQEHHARRLHYDFRLELDGTLKSWAVPKGPSFDPSVKRLAVHVEDHPVEYASFEGQIPAGHYGAGSVVVWDEGTWTPDGGVAGARSGYRAGKLTFRLDGEKLHGGWALVRSGRQEGRQEQWLLIKERDEAARSADEFDVVGERPGSVHDGEGGASSATGGAGADSHDATARAGGGGKRATQTGKRAARSGERAARAAERADDRDRATARAHVRDGDRAAARDGAAASDPGAARVRARTGAGDADRTPRRTRTPDRASAGDRDPSTVEGAVRAPLPERIAPQLATLVDAPPADADWRYELKFDGYRILARIAGKGARRHVKLMTREGRDWTAKLRAQRDALAALPVDDAWLDGEAVVLGANGLPDFQALQNAFGAGQSDDVTLFVFDLPYLDGYDLRDAPLAARRALLEPLVADSDPTRLRFSPDLGDDVASLIASACDTGLEGLIGKRAESRYRGGRSAAWIKLKCRRRQEFVIGGYTEPSGSRHGFGALLLGVHDAPPAGKRSRAAAPLRYVGRVGTGFDARALDRLAALLRRHERDTTPFEPAPRERTRTRAHWVEPTLVAECEFAEWTGDGIVRQAAFIALRDDKPATQIVREMPKHMETEGAMERQQSTPDAGHERKRASRAADDTGKRKPNARASASARNAREDGDAELSGRVRITHPERVLDPTSGTRKIDLARYWQWVAPWLLPDLKGRPVSLVRAPGDITGELFFQKHAERREIPFVTQHPGLDPGHGALLSLDSVDALLGAAQMGTIELHTWNAHASNIERPDRIVFDLDPDPALPWSAMIEAAQLVRGLLDELGLRSFCKTSGGKGLHVVVPITRHMGWDDVKAFSRALAQHVAGALPERFTATMGPRHRRGKIFIDYLRNGRGASTIAAYSVRARPGLGVSVPLHWDEVPDTTGGAQWTIDTLHERLERLKRDPWEGYDDTRQRITAQMRARLDGA
- the katE gene encoding catalase HPII, which codes for MTNSAPSGSQPSAAPQSDSAKARQLDEHRKHPDGEALRTNQGVRIADNQNTLRAGARGPSLLEDFIMREKITHFDHERIPERVVHARGSAAHGVFRVYESMADYTKAAFLQDPAAETPVYVRFSTVQGPRGSADTVRDVRGFAVKFYTEEGNYDLVGNNMPVFFIQDAIKFPDFVHAVKPEAPNEMPTGASAHDTFWDFVSLVPETTHMVLWLMSDRALPASYRAMDGFGVHTFRFVNAAGAEHFVKFHWRPVSGAYSLLWDEAQRIAGHDPDFNRRDLWMAIERGDYPEFELGVQLIDPADARKFDFDLLDPTKLVPEELVPVKPIGRMTLNRNPDNFFAETEQVAFHPGHVVPGIDFTNDPLLQGRLFSYTDTQLSRLGGPNFHELPINRPLCPFANNQRDAMHRQTIAVGQASYEPNSLNGGWPRETPPAPAGGGFETVPEPLEGTKVRVRSESFADHFSQAALFYQSMTDIEQRHIRDAYCFELGKVTKPEIRARVVNEIIARFDAGLAAEVAERLGLPAPQTATTPAVARLAPSLSLVGRAKPTIRSRKIALVATPGVSQALVDQVRSTLAAAGAVPTVVAPTLAPIGSIVPQATLAGMPSVMFDAVFVCGGDGRELAHNAEACHFVREAFKHLKPIAAVGSGRQLLSAAHLPDPAEGVCVGHVADLDAVLGAFSGELGRHRVWAREQQAAELPA
- a CDS encoding DUF3008 family protein; its protein translation is MPAKSQAQQRAAGAALSAKRGDTKMKDLKPPSKSMAKSMSEKELEKMASTPTHGKPKHKHDS
- a CDS encoding DUF1328 family protein — encoded protein: MLRYAIIFFVIAIIAAVFGFGGIAAGAAEIAKILFYIFVVIFLVTLLLGVVRR
- a CDS encoding Ku protein, which codes for MPPRMIWKGAISFGLVHVPVQLFPATRTVKPSFRMLDRRSMDPVGYRQINKRTGKEVTRDDIVRGYEYEKERYVVLTDDEIRSANPESTQTVDILTFVDEDAVSFLYLDTPYYLVPDRKGEKVYALLRDALKDSGKIGIALVVMRDRQHLGALIPVGPLLALDTLRWQDELRPLDELSVPADDAKRAGVTAREFEMAKKLIDDMSGKWTPDEYHDTFRDDILEMVERKVRAGKIEEIEERPAETGRTATNVVDLTELLKRSLRGGGGGGGRAASARDAEDDGEADGADAAPRGGARRKPAAKSASKGAAAKSAEKSAEKSAEKPAAKRPAAKRASAAEHATKKTAARRKHAA
- a CDS encoding DUF3022 domain-containing protein, with amino-acid sequence MTDAPDRSQRIAELEHALANGFPSQSTLVVHADDASGRLTIQVSWVRVPADERARQWRCVVDLSFAPDVLARYASLGTADRLRVRTHVCDLARRAVDEEKPRVEDAEIECRVAVDVTRAELDDALRAP
- a CDS encoding RNA polymerase factor sigma-54; its protein translation is MSVTLALQMRQHLALTPRLQQSLRLLQMSSLEFQQELRQALDRNPFLEDGQSDDEAPADPPEHTAEAAPQDTAAERDDVRAPDGDVSYTAAPTMRGTGRQGEDGGDLSPGEWMAAEPSLHAYLHDALRLYPLNRRDRAAARLIIDALDDDGYLRQGLPDLVLAADAALLLNERDLAVALRLVQALDRPGIAARTLAECLLLQLDALPAGTPALAQAKAIARDHLERLAHRETAELQRRLGCDAPTLHAACALVRGLDPRPGDHYGSTRGDYVVPDVIVREVRGEWIVTINPAVLPRARLHQRYAELFARASGERDSPLGQQLQEARWLIRNAQKRFDTIRRVGACIVARQRDFFRYGEIALKPLVLRDIADELDLHESTVSRATGNKYMATPYGTFEFKHFFPRRLEAAGNGACSAAAAKVLIRDMIAAEQHAEPLSDVALAQRLAGRGILLARRTVTKYRQAMKIPPAGLRRRDAA